The proteins below come from a single Capricornis sumatraensis isolate serow.1 chromosome 14, serow.2, whole genome shotgun sequence genomic window:
- the ISG15 gene encoding ubiquitin-like protein ISG15 — protein sequence MGGDLKVKMLGGEEILVPLRDSMMVSELKQFIAQKINVPAFQQRLAHPDSREVLQEGVPLVHQGLKAGSTILLMVQNCSATLNILVRNDKGRSSSYEVQLTQTVAVLKQQVCQKERVQADQFWLSFEGKPMDDEHPLGEYGLTTGCTVFMNLRLRGG from the exons ATG GGCGGGGACCTGAAGGTGAAGATGCTAGGGGGCGAGGAGATCCTGGTGCCTCTGAGGGACTCCATGATGGTATCCGAGCTGAAGCAGTTCATCGCCCAGAAGATCAATGTGCCTGCTTTCCAGCAGCGCCTGGCCCACCCTGACAGCAGGGAGGTGCTGCAGGAAGGGGTGCCCCTTGTCCACCAGGGCCTGAAAGCTGGCAGCACCATCCTGCTGATGGTGCAGAACTGCAGCGCCACCCTGAACATCCTGGTGAGGAACGACAAGGGTCGCAGCAGCTCCTATGAGGTCCAGCTGACGCAGACTGTGGCTGTGCTCAAGCAGCAGGTGTGCCAAAAGGAGCGTGTGCAAGCGGACCAGTTCTGGCTGTCTTTTgaagggaagcccatggatgaTGAGCACCCGCTGGGGGAATACGGCCTCACGACTGGGTGCACCGTGTTCATGAATCTACGTCTGCGGGGTGGGTAG
- the HES4 gene encoding transcription factor HES-4 isoform X1: MPADTPGKPRASPRAGAPAGASRTPDQPRSVAEHRKSSKPVMEKRRRARINESLAQLQSLLLDALRKESSRRSKLEKADILELTVRHLQSLRRVQVTAALRSDPAILGKYRAGFHECLAEVNRFLAGCEGVPADVRSRLLGHLAACLARLGPARCPLPLAPATEALEPEIYAGRPPPPAFDGPCPLPRPGAALAPIFLPRLVLAAPGAGSQGQGAPWRPWLR, encoded by the exons ATGCCTGCGGATACCCCGGGGAAGCCGAGGGCCTCGCCGCGGGCGGGAGCGCCGGCCGGCGCCAGCCGGACCCCAGACCAGCCCCGGAGCGTGGCCGAGCATCGGAAG TCCTCCAAGCCCGTCATGGAGAAGCGGCGCCGAGCGCGCATCAACGAGAGTCTGGCTCAGCTGCAGAGCCTCCTCCTGGACGCCCTCAGGAAAGAg AGCTCCCGCCGCTCGAAGCTGGAGAAGGCGGACATCCTGGAGCTGACCGTGAGGCACCTGCAGAGCCTGCGGCGCGTGCAGGTGACAG CTGCCCTCCGCTCGGACCCCGCCATCCTGGGCAAGTATCGCGCCGGCTTCCATGAGTGTCTGGCCGAAGTGAATCGCTTCTTGGCTGGCTGCGAGGGCGTCCCTGCGGACGTGCGGTCTCGTCTGCTCGGCCATCTGGCAGCCTGCCTGGCCCGTCTGGGGCCCGCGCGCTGCCCACTTCCACTGGCCCCAGCCACCGAAGCCCTGGAGCCCGAGATCTACGCGGGCCGCCCGCCGCCGCCAGCGTTTGACGGCCCTTGCCCCTTGCCGCGCCCCGGGGCGGCCTTGGCACCCATCTTCCTGCCGAGGTTGGTCCTCGCCGCCCCCGGGGCCGGGTCCCAGGGCCAGGGCGCGCCCTGGAGGCCGTGGCTCCGGTGA
- the HES4 gene encoding transcription factor HES-4 isoform X2 yields the protein MPADTPGKPRASPRAGAPAGASRTPDQPRSVAEHRKSSRRSKLEKADILELTVRHLQSLRRVQVTAALRSDPAILGKYRAGFHECLAEVNRFLAGCEGVPADVRSRLLGHLAACLARLGPARCPLPLAPATEALEPEIYAGRPPPPAFDGPCPLPRPGAALAPIFLPRLVLAAPGAGSQGQGAPWRPWLR from the exons ATGCCTGCGGATACCCCGGGGAAGCCGAGGGCCTCGCCGCGGGCGGGAGCGCCGGCCGGCGCCAGCCGGACCCCAGACCAGCCCCGGAGCGTGGCCGAGCATCGGAAG AGCTCCCGCCGCTCGAAGCTGGAGAAGGCGGACATCCTGGAGCTGACCGTGAGGCACCTGCAGAGCCTGCGGCGCGTGCAGGTGACAG CTGCCCTCCGCTCGGACCCCGCCATCCTGGGCAAGTATCGCGCCGGCTTCCATGAGTGTCTGGCCGAAGTGAATCGCTTCTTGGCTGGCTGCGAGGGCGTCCCTGCGGACGTGCGGTCTCGTCTGCTCGGCCATCTGGCAGCCTGCCTGGCCCGTCTGGGGCCCGCGCGCTGCCCACTTCCACTGGCCCCAGCCACCGAAGCCCTGGAGCCCGAGATCTACGCGGGCCGCCCGCCGCCGCCAGCGTTTGACGGCCCTTGCCCCTTGCCGCGCCCCGGGGCGGCCTTGGCACCCATCTTCCTGCCGAGGTTGGTCCTCGCCGCCCCCGGGGCCGGGTCCCAGGGCCAGGGCGCGCCCTGGAGGCCGTGGCTCCGGTGA